In Zingiber officinale cultivar Zhangliang chromosome 1A, Zo_v1.1, whole genome shotgun sequence, a genomic segment contains:
- the LOC121996313 gene encoding uncharacterized protein LOC121996313 yields the protein MARATGGGKSYRFAAGEEEAAAAGQVECSRSCTAVVVADCVALGCCPCAVAAALGWLALVKAPWAASRRCVRMLRRSLRRRRVGGDDRNDEKGKKRATPRGAEETVARRSDWEEARELVEGMGSRFEPDRIWLELYQIGQWGFGRLSFSGLQGSDS from the coding sequence ATGGCGAGGGCGACGGGAGGAGGTAAGAGTTACCGCTTCGCCGCCGGCGAGGAGGAGGCGGCAGCGGCTGGGCAGGTGGAGTGCAGCCGGTCGTGCACGGCGGTGGTGGTGGCGGACTGCGTGGCTCTGGGGTGCTGCCCGTGCGCGGTGGCGGCGGCGCTGGGGTGGCTGGCGCTGGTGAAGGCGCCCTGGGCGGCGTCGCGGCGCTGCGTGAGGATGCTGAGGAGGTCTCTACGCCGGCGCAGAGTGGGGGGCGATGACCGGAATGatgagaaggggaagaagagggcgACGCCGAGGGGGGCGGAGGAGACGGTGGCGAGGAGGAGCGACTGGGAGGAAGCGAGGGAGCTGGTCGAAGGAATGGGTTCGAGATTTGAACCGGACCGGATTTGGTTGGAACTGTATCAGATCGGGCAGTGGGGGTTTGGGAGGTTGTCCTTCTCCGGACTTCAAGGGAGCGACTCGTAA